A stretch of Spirosoma oryzicola DNA encodes these proteins:
- a CDS encoding RNA polymerase sigma factor, translated as MSNASNISALPDLLAGCLRNHRRSQELLYRQFYGYAMSVCLRYSPTREGALEVLNDGFLKVFTRLEQYEPTQPFKGWLRRIMINTAVDHYRQEVRHFYHEAVEQAEQVVPTEAPDAYSQLAQEELMNLIQRLSPAYRLVFNLYVIDGFTHEEIAAQLGISAGASKSNLARARENLRQLLKQLNNDEYARANR; from the coding sequence TTGTCCAACGCGTCAAACATATCCGCTTTACCTGATCTGCTGGCGGGTTGCCTTCGCAACCATCGACGCAGCCAGGAGCTGCTTTACCGGCAGTTTTATGGCTATGCTATGAGCGTTTGTCTACGGTATTCACCAACCCGTGAGGGTGCACTGGAGGTGCTGAACGATGGATTTTTGAAGGTGTTTACCCGCCTGGAACAGTACGAGCCGACGCAGCCGTTTAAGGGCTGGCTCCGGCGAATTATGATCAACACAGCAGTCGATCACTATCGGCAGGAAGTACGGCATTTTTACCACGAGGCTGTTGAACAGGCGGAGCAGGTTGTGCCTACAGAAGCGCCTGATGCATATAGTCAACTGGCTCAGGAAGAACTAATGAACCTGATTCAGCGGCTGTCGCCAGCCTACCGATTGGTTTTTAACCTGTACGTGATCGACGGATTTACGCACGAGGAGATTGCGGCTCAGTTAGGGATATCCGCCGGAGCATCGAAGTCAAATCTGGCTCGTGCGCGGGAAAACCTGCGCCAATTATTGAAGCAGTTAAATAACGATGAGTATGCAAGAGCTAACCGATGA
- a CDS encoding complex I subunit 4 family protein: MVLSLLIFLPLAGSLLVATLPESQKAYFRWIALVVTLADLVLAGFAYAAFDRASAGYQLLEKADWITLSLGNLGIASIDYLVGVDGFSLPLVVLSAVVMVIGVVASWNITHRLKAYYALYLLLTGTIMGCFLALDFFLFFLFFEFMLLPMYFLIGLWGGPRREYASIKFFLYTLLGSLLILLVMIGLYLSVMDPVSTAVAAGLVPDASAATDEVIRAMQTYLQNGQVNPAQIVHTFDMRFLADGGNYLPDAFLNPAAEPIVLGLPARMLAFWAIFIGFAIKLPIVPVHTWLPDAHVEAPTPVSVVLAGVLLKIGGYGFLRIAWSFFPDGAAEYAQTLAGLGTLSIVYGGLNALAQSDVKKLIAYSSVSHMGFVLLGVASLTAEGINGAIYQMVSHGVLSAMLFLIVGVLYDRTHDRRIDSYRGLIQPMPQYTVLTAVAFFGSLGLPGFSGFVGELFTLMGSFQSEWLPGWLTAVAATGILLAAAYFLWTLQRMFFGPTWVRPFDNHHDGTAVLADLTAREKLMLVPLGVMALILGLFPNLVFDLSGATVAQWLVKFAVE; encoded by the coding sequence ATGGTTCTTTCGTTACTTATTTTTCTTCCGTTAGCTGGGTCCTTGCTGGTAGCGACGCTACCCGAAAGTCAAAAAGCGTATTTTCGATGGATTGCTTTGGTGGTTACCCTCGCTGATCTGGTGCTGGCGGGTTTCGCTTATGCCGCTTTCGATCGCGCCAGTGCCGGTTATCAGCTGTTGGAAAAAGCGGATTGGATTACGCTATCGCTTGGCAATCTGGGTATTGCGTCCATCGATTATCTGGTAGGCGTTGATGGGTTTAGTCTGCCTCTGGTTGTCTTATCGGCGGTGGTCATGGTTATCGGTGTTGTTGCATCCTGGAACATAACGCATCGGTTGAAAGCGTACTATGCGCTTTATCTGCTGCTGACGGGTACGATCATGGGGTGCTTTCTGGCGCTCGATTTCTTTCTTTTTTTCCTGTTCTTCGAATTCATGCTCCTGCCCATGTATTTCCTCATTGGCCTGTGGGGCGGGCCGCGTCGGGAGTACGCGTCGATCAAATTTTTTCTCTACACGTTGCTCGGCTCACTGCTGATCTTGCTGGTGATGATCGGGTTGTACCTCTCGGTCATGGACCCGGTTAGCACGGCGGTTGCTGCCGGTCTGGTCCCTGACGCTTCTGCTGCAACGGACGAAGTTATCCGGGCTATGCAGACGTACCTGCAAAATGGACAGGTAAATCCGGCGCAGATCGTACACACGTTCGACATGCGTTTTCTGGCCGATGGGGGTAATTACTTACCGGATGCGTTTCTGAATCCGGCAGCCGAGCCAATCGTCCTGGGCTTGCCAGCCCGGATGCTGGCATTCTGGGCGATATTCATTGGCTTTGCTATCAAGCTACCCATTGTACCCGTTCACACGTGGCTGCCCGATGCGCACGTAGAAGCACCTACACCCGTATCGGTGGTACTGGCGGGCGTGTTGCTTAAAATTGGAGGCTACGGGTTTCTGCGGATCGCCTGGAGCTTTTTTCCGGATGGGGCCGCCGAATACGCCCAAACGTTGGCTGGTTTAGGTACGCTTTCTATCGTCTACGGTGGATTAAATGCCCTGGCTCAGTCGGATGTAAAGAAATTAATTGCCTACTCGTCCGTATCGCACATGGGTTTTGTGCTGCTGGGTGTGGCTTCCCTGACCGCCGAAGGGATCAATGGGGCGATTTACCAGATGGTCAGTCATGGTGTTTTGTCGGCTATGCTTTTCCTGATTGTGGGAGTGCTTTACGACCGCACGCACGACCGACGCATCGACTCCTACCGGGGCCTGATTCAGCCGATGCCGCAGTACACCGTTTTGACCGCCGTGGCCTTTTTCGGTTCGTTGGGTTTGCCAGGCTTCTCGGGCTTTGTGGGTGAGTTGTTTACGCTGATGGGAAGTTTCCAGTCCGAGTGGTTGCCTGGTTGGTTGACCGCCGTTGCGGCTACGGGTATCCTGCTGGCGGCTGCTTATTTTCTCTGGACGCTGCAACGCATGTTTTTCGGCCCGACCTGGGTACGCCCTTTTGATAATCACCACGATGGCACCGCTGTACTTGCTGATCTGACGGCCCGCGAAAAACTGATGCTGGTTCCGCTGGGGGTAATGGCGCTGATCTTGGGGTTATTTCCCAATCTGGTTTTCGATCTCAGTGGCGCTACGGTAGCGCAGTGGCTGGTGAAATTTGCCGTTGAGTAA
- the gldG gene encoding gliding motility-associated ABC transporter substrate-binding protein GldG, whose translation MKSASLRTLLIIAALVAVNILSAFVFFRLDLTQEKRYTLSEATQSLLADLPDDVHVDVYLTGDLPPAFKRLENAIRETLDEFQAQRGLADNGSKITYRLIDPDQLTNVDAKNKLIDKLQQRGLLPTNLVANEGGKRTEKLIFPGVIISYKGKETGVLLLKGNKAASKEEQLNQSYEGVEFQLASAIRKLTQTKENRRRVGLLYGHTQVPPSRFADLLASVQENYDLFFIDMTKPGPIEGLDAVLVPKPDRPFSEDEIFKLDQYVVKGGRALFFVDGQRVDSVSNEGTYAQPINLGLDDLFFRWGVRLNRDVVKDFYCAPIPLNVGNMGDKPNIQLVPWRFYPLLNNFGTSGNPIVRNLDAVLGRFVSTLDTVRAAGIQKTPLLLTSQYTKVLKTPTLISYTEARQQPDPKTYNDGVRIVGCLLEGKFQSLFTNRILPGDPRANGFQASGQASRVLVCSDGDLIVNDVDFKRNVPYPLGFDRYTRNTFANKDFALNAIDYLVDPNGVIAARARTVTLRPLDKIRVDENRTGWQALNLLGPLALVGLVGVVWQVVRKRRYGQ comes from the coding sequence ATGAAATCCGCTTCTTTGCGCACGCTTCTTATTATTGCGGCCCTCGTCGCTGTTAATATCTTATCGGCATTCGTTTTTTTTCGGCTCGATCTAACTCAGGAAAAACGGTATACCCTATCCGAGGCCACCCAGAGTCTGCTGGCTGACCTGCCCGATGATGTGCATGTCGATGTGTACCTGACGGGTGATTTACCACCGGCATTCAAACGACTCGAAAATGCAATTCGCGAAACGCTGGACGAATTTCAGGCGCAGCGCGGATTGGCTGACAACGGTAGTAAAATCACGTATCGCCTGATCGACCCGGATCAACTTACCAACGTTGATGCGAAAAATAAACTTATTGACAAGCTTCAACAACGGGGTTTGTTGCCGACCAATTTGGTAGCTAACGAAGGCGGAAAGCGGACCGAAAAACTTATTTTTCCGGGTGTTATCATCTCGTACAAAGGCAAGGAAACCGGTGTGTTGTTGCTGAAAGGAAACAAAGCCGCGTCGAAAGAAGAACAGCTGAATCAGTCGTACGAAGGCGTTGAATTTCAACTGGCGTCGGCTATTCGGAAGCTGACTCAGACCAAAGAAAATCGTCGGCGCGTGGGTTTACTGTACGGGCATACGCAGGTCCCTCCTTCCCGCTTTGCCGACCTGCTGGCATCGGTCCAGGAGAATTACGACCTCTTTTTTATCGACATGACCAAACCGGGCCCAATCGAGGGTCTGGATGCGGTACTGGTGCCAAAACCGGACCGTCCTTTTTCGGAAGACGAAATCTTCAAGCTCGACCAGTATGTCGTCAAAGGAGGACGCGCTTTGTTTTTCGTGGACGGTCAGCGGGTAGACAGTGTAAGCAACGAAGGCACCTACGCCCAGCCAATAAACCTCGGCCTCGACGACCTGTTTTTTCGGTGGGGCGTTCGTCTTAATCGGGATGTGGTCAAAGATTTTTATTGCGCCCCGATTCCGCTTAACGTGGGCAACATGGGCGATAAGCCAAACATCCAACTGGTTCCCTGGCGGTTCTACCCGTTGCTCAATAACTTCGGAACGAGCGGCAATCCCATCGTACGGAACCTCGACGCAGTATTGGGCCGGTTTGTGAGCACGCTAGACACCGTACGGGCAGCTGGTATTCAGAAAACCCCGCTCCTGCTGACTTCACAATACACCAAAGTCTTAAAAACGCCGACGCTGATCTCGTACACCGAAGCACGGCAGCAACCCGACCCCAAAACCTACAACGATGGCGTACGCATTGTCGGCTGTCTGCTCGAAGGCAAGTTTCAGTCGCTGTTTACCAATCGCATTTTGCCGGGCGATCCGCGCGCGAATGGTTTTCAGGCTTCGGGTCAGGCTTCGCGGGTGCTGGTCTGCTCAGACGGTGATTTGATTGTCAACGATGTTGATTTTAAACGAAACGTACCTTACCCGTTAGGTTTCGACCGCTACACGCGCAACACGTTCGCCAATAAAGATTTTGCCTTGAATGCGATTGATTACTTGGTCGATCCAAACGGCGTTATTGCGGCCCGCGCCCGCACCGTAACGCTTCGCCCCCTGGACAAAATTCGCGTCGATGAAAACCGTACGGGCTGGCAGGCCCTAAACCTGTTGGGTCCTTTGGCGTTGGTTGGACTGGTAGGCGTTGTTTGGCAGGTGGTAAGGAAGCGTAGATACGGACAGTAA
- a CDS encoding NADH-quinone oxidoreductase subunit L, with amino-acid sequence MPDDVSLFVSPLMIALLGLPFAGFVALMNANRSTAGKLAILLTGLGLMGSVLLTAGIPEQALTLRSDWATISGVSFGLSFRLDALSGLMLVLVHFVALLVQIYSLSYLHDEPKLARYFAYLQLFVGAMLGIVLAGNLLVMYAFWELVGLASYLLIGFYTERPAASQAAKKAFLMNRVGDIGFLLGIFLTYYYFDTLEFSALTTDNLPATLPTAIGLCLFMGCVGKSAQFPLLTWLPDAMEGPTPVSALLHAATMVAAGIFLLARIHPLLSPDALVVIALVGTMTTIWGGYSAVFQTDIKKVLAFSTVSQLGLMVAGMGTGNVGGAMFHLLTHAFFKAGLFLSAGAVIHAVDTQDMRQMGGLRKMIPVTFIAYSICVAALAGLPFFSGFLSKEAILGGAVHWAHEQGSGLAYLVPVLLIGSSGLTALYMVRQWRMIFFGDYRSDSGPLAHVHEPDWLMRGPIVLLTGLSLWFWFSLNPFSGHSGWFFKLISVAEEAGIWWLAPLSIALVLAGGWIGFRMREPNRLRSYVRLSLEYGFLDTIYQYVIINPFHRLALLLNRTDQRVIDGVVNGAGVTTVVLAQLTHVVDRFGVDGIVNGAAWVAGQFGRLTRSIQNGRVQSYITAAVVGLLVLLWWLL; translated from the coding sequence ATGCCTGACGACGTTTCTCTATTCGTTTCCCCGTTGATGATTGCTTTGCTGGGATTACCCTTCGCGGGGTTCGTAGCGTTGATGAACGCTAACCGGTCTACAGCGGGAAAACTGGCTATTCTGTTGACTGGCCTGGGGTTAATGGGGTCGGTGTTGTTGACGGCAGGTATACCCGAACAAGCCTTGACGCTCCGGTCCGATTGGGCAACTATATCGGGCGTATCATTCGGTCTGAGTTTTCGCCTGGATGCGCTGAGCGGGCTGATGCTCGTACTGGTTCATTTTGTGGCCTTACTCGTACAGATTTATTCGCTTTCGTATCTCCACGACGAACCCAAGCTAGCCCGCTATTTTGCGTATCTGCAATTGTTTGTGGGAGCCATGCTAGGGATTGTTCTGGCGGGTAATCTGCTGGTTATGTACGCGTTCTGGGAACTGGTGGGTCTGGCTTCGTACCTGCTGATCGGTTTTTACACGGAACGGCCTGCTGCATCACAAGCAGCAAAAAAAGCGTTCCTGATGAATCGGGTGGGCGACATCGGTTTTCTACTCGGTATTTTTCTGACCTATTACTACTTCGATACGCTTGAATTCAGCGCCCTGACGACGGATAACCTACCGGCTACGCTACCAACCGCTATAGGTCTGTGCCTATTTATGGGCTGCGTTGGTAAATCGGCCCAATTTCCGCTGCTGACCTGGTTGCCGGACGCGATGGAAGGTCCAACACCGGTATCGGCTTTGCTCCATGCCGCGACAATGGTTGCCGCCGGGATTTTCCTGCTCGCCCGTATTCACCCACTGCTGTCACCCGATGCGTTGGTTGTCATCGCGTTAGTTGGAACAATGACGACCATCTGGGGCGGATATTCAGCCGTTTTTCAGACCGATATTAAAAAAGTACTGGCTTTCTCGACGGTCTCACAGCTGGGTCTGATGGTGGCTGGTATGGGCACGGGCAACGTTGGTGGCGCTATGTTTCACCTGCTGACGCACGCGTTTTTCAAAGCCGGGTTATTTCTGAGTGCGGGCGCGGTAATCCACGCCGTTGATACACAGGACATGCGGCAGATGGGTGGTCTGCGAAAAATGATACCCGTCACCTTCATCGCGTACAGTATTTGCGTCGCAGCACTGGCGGGATTACCGTTTTTCTCCGGGTTCTTGTCCAAAGAAGCCATTCTAGGCGGAGCTGTTCATTGGGCACACGAACAGGGGAGTGGTCTGGCTTATCTGGTGCCTGTGCTGTTAATCGGCTCGTCGGGCTTAACGGCTTTGTACATGGTGCGGCAGTGGCGGATGATCTTTTTCGGCGATTACCGCAGCGACTCGGGACCGCTGGCCCATGTCCACGAACCTGACTGGCTGATGCGCGGTCCAATCGTACTGCTGACGGGTTTATCGCTGTGGTTCTGGTTTTCGCTTAATCCGTTTTCGGGTCATTCAGGCTGGTTTTTCAAGCTTATATCCGTAGCCGAGGAAGCGGGTATCTGGTGGCTGGCTCCGCTATCCATCGCCCTGGTACTGGCTGGTGGCTGGATTGGCTTCCGAATGCGTGAGCCGAATCGGTTGCGGAGTTACGTTCGCCTTTCGCTGGAATACGGTTTTCTGGATACGATTTATCAGTACGTCATTATCAATCCGTTCCATAGGCTGGCATTGCTGTTGAACCGAACTGATCAGCGAGTGATCGATGGGGTTGTCAACGGCGCGGGTGTAACAACGGTCGTACTGGCGCAGCTTACGCATGTCGTTGATCGCTTCGGGGTTGATGGAATCGTCAACGGTGCGGCCTGGGTAGCGGGTCAATTCGGGCGGTTAACGCGTTCCATCCAGAATGGGCGAGTGCAGTCGTACATCACGGCGGCAGTCGTTGGCTTATTGGTATTGCTTTGGTGGCTTTTATAA
- a CDS encoding ubiquinol-cytochrome c reductase iron-sulfur subunit, translating into MKMNSVDKQMNRGEFLRDLGMSSAALMAFYCMGTLTACSSKSDDPSPSTGGTGTTPSSGITGNANTGSGAINFKLDLTDSNFSKLKTAGQYVIVGSVIVAKIKNGSVVALSKACTHQGTDVQYRSGQDDMYCPNHGSEFSTTGAVEVGPATSPLTQYKTALSTDGSTLTVTA; encoded by the coding sequence ATGAAAATGAATTCAGTAGACAAGCAAATGAATCGTGGTGAATTTTTGCGTGATCTCGGCATGAGCAGCGCGGCTCTGATGGCTTTTTACTGCATGGGCACCCTGACGGCCTGTTCGAGTAAAAGCGATGATCCGTCGCCATCCACTGGTGGTACGGGAACCACGCCTAGCTCGGGAATAACGGGCAATGCAAACACAGGTTCCGGTGCCATCAATTTCAAACTCGACCTGACCGACTCGAATTTCAGTAAGCTCAAAACAGCCGGTCAATACGTCATTGTAGGAAGTGTTATCGTGGCTAAAATAAAAAATGGCTCCGTGGTTGCGCTGTCGAAAGCCTGCACGCACCAGGGAACCGACGTACAATACCGCTCCGGCCAGGACGACATGTACTGCCCTAATCACGGCTCGGAATTTAGTACAACCGGTGCCGTAGAAGTAGGACCGGCGACTAGTCCACTAACTCAGTATAAAACGGCGCTGAGCACGGATGGGAGCACCTTAACCGTGACGGCCTAA